A single region of the Leptodactylus fuscus isolate aLepFus1 chromosome 5, aLepFus1.hap2, whole genome shotgun sequence genome encodes:
- the IAPP gene encoding islet amyloid polypeptide produces MSHLGLTLLLLVLSMTLTCLDSAPADRLKIRDETSEKGWTVTLQGGPLSPNIDRPLLRSSRHRRSQMEKRKCNTATCVTQRLADFLVRSSNSLAPIYAPTNVGSYTYGKRDIVGLLQRESIDYLQH; encoded by the exons ATGAGCCACTTGGGGTTGACCCTTCTACTGCTTGTCCTTTCTATGACCCTGACCTGCCTTGACTCCGCCCCTGCGGACCG actgaagattagagatgagactTCAGAGAAGGGCTGGACGGTGACCCTACAAGGCGGACCTCTCTCCCCAAACATAGACCGGCCCCTGCTGAGGAGCAGCCGACACAGGAG GAGTCAGATGGAGAAGAGAAAATGTAACACGGCGACCTGCGTCACCCAGCGCTTAGCCGACTTCCTGGTGAGATCCAGTAACAGCCTCGCTCCGATCTACGCACCGACCAACGTCGGCTCCTACACGTATGGCAAAAGGGACATTGTGGGACTTCTACAGCGAGAATCCATCGACTATCTCCAGCATTAA